In one window of Poriferisphaera corsica DNA:
- a CDS encoding AraC family transcriptional regulator codes for MPENKSTCNPSCIPLSTDPLGQTLHSFRMSGLVYAKSSLSAPWGAAMPPMPGCLLFHVVTAGQCLIQLPDQPIISLTPGQFALIPHGLGHNILSDPDTPPIPFFDLPVQQITPHYEILNYGGGGEHTSLICGAVRFDNPAATDLVKQLPNIIHLETWGTTDAEAMHATLRLIAAEAEAQQPGGDTIITRLADILVIQAIRRWLDQSPEAQSGWLGALKDERIGPAILNIHNNPAQNWTVESLAKSAHMSRSAFAARFMQTVGESPLKYLTRYRMHTAATWLRDSDISLIDCALKLGYTSEAAFSRAFKRTLNQSPGLYRSNQPI; via the coding sequence ATGCCTGAGAACAAGTCAACCTGCAACCCCAGCTGTATCCCCCTTTCCACCGATCCCCTCGGACAGACCCTGCACTCCTTCCGAATGAGCGGCCTCGTCTACGCAAAATCATCACTCTCCGCGCCTTGGGGCGCCGCCATGCCCCCCATGCCCGGCTGCCTCCTCTTCCACGTTGTCACTGCCGGCCAATGCCTCATCCAGCTCCCAGACCAACCCATCATCTCCCTCACACCCGGCCAATTCGCCCTCATCCCCCACGGCCTCGGGCACAACATCCTCTCAGACCCCGACACACCCCCCATCCCCTTCTTCGATCTCCCCGTCCAACAAATCACACCACACTACGAAATCCTCAACTACGGCGGTGGCGGCGAACACACCTCCCTCATCTGCGGCGCCGTCCGCTTCGACAATCCCGCCGCAACCGATCTCGTCAAACAACTACCCAACATCATCCACCTTGAGACATGGGGCACAACCGACGCCGAAGCCATGCATGCAACACTCCGACTCATCGCCGCCGAAGCCGAAGCACAACAACCCGGCGGCGACACCATCATCACACGCCTCGCCGACATCCTCGTCATCCAAGCCATCCGGCGCTGGCTCGACCAAAGCCCCGAAGCACAATCAGGCTGGCTCGGCGCACTCAAAGACGAACGCATCGGCCCCGCCATCCTCAACATCCACAACAACCCCGCTCAAAACTGGACCGTTGAATCGCTCGCAAAATCCGCTCACATGTCTCGTTCCGCCTTCGCCGCTCGATTCATGCAAACCGTTGGCGAATCCCCACTCAAATACCTCACCCGATACCGTATGCACACCGCCGCAACTTGGCTCCGCGATTCCGACATCTCACTCATCGACTGCGCCCTCAAACTCGGCTACACCTCCGAAGCCGCCTTCAGCCGCGCGTTCAAACGCACCCTCAACCAATCCCCCGGCTTATACCGCAGCAATCAACCTATCTAA
- a CDS encoding sigma-70 family RNA polymerase sigma factor, protein MIDADRRTRVFLEVKPRLMGLAYRMLGSHADAEDAVQDTYVKWLANRDVIENAGGWLMTVCSRVSLDRLKVLKRERERYVGPWLPEPIGDGRVSRFGESFEYDETLSTAFMLMMDKLSARERLVFILREIFDYPYTDISEIMGVSEAGGRKLFSRAKQRLERDGVGHQYDAAHASVMLGHFVEAIKTGEMKPLEAMLVKDVELIADHGGKAVAVDRLLHGPMEVMAFVKDVLHPNWHDGGQMKVLMNGEVALIYRHEGVVVSCVRFAFDEEWRVRSVFVMRNPDKLAQFD, encoded by the coding sequence ATGATTGACGCGGATCGTAGAACTCGGGTGTTTTTGGAAGTGAAGCCACGGTTGATGGGCTTGGCTTATCGTATGCTTGGCAGTCATGCTGATGCTGAGGATGCGGTGCAGGATACGTATGTGAAATGGTTGGCGAATCGTGATGTGATTGAGAATGCTGGTGGTTGGCTGATGACGGTTTGTTCGCGGGTTAGCTTGGATCGGCTCAAGGTTTTAAAAAGAGAGCGTGAACGATACGTTGGGCCATGGCTACCGGAGCCGATTGGTGATGGGCGGGTGAGTAGGTTTGGGGAGTCGTTTGAATACGATGAAACGTTATCGACCGCGTTTATGTTGATGATGGACAAACTTTCAGCGCGTGAACGGCTTGTCTTTATTCTGCGTGAAATATTTGATTATCCGTATACGGATATCAGTGAGATTATGGGTGTGTCGGAGGCGGGAGGGCGCAAGCTATTTTCGCGTGCAAAACAGCGGCTGGAGCGTGATGGCGTTGGGCATCAATATGATGCGGCCCATGCGAGCGTGATGTTGGGACATTTTGTTGAGGCGATTAAGACAGGGGAAATGAAGCCGTTAGAGGCGATGCTGGTGAAAGATGTTGAGTTGATCGCGGATCATGGTGGTAAGGCTGTGGCAGTGGACCGGTTGTTGCATGGGCCGATGGAGGTGATGGCTTTTGTGAAGGATGTGTTGCATCCGAATTGGCACGACGGGGGGCAGATGAAGGTTTTAATGAATGGTGAAGTGGCGTTGATATACCGGCATGAGGGTGTGGTTGTGAGTTGTGTTCGCTTTGCGTTTGATGAGGAGTGGCGCGTGCGATCTGTGTTTGTGATGCGGAACCCGGATAAGTTGGCACAGTTTGATTGA
- a CDS encoding carboxymuconolactone decarboxylase family protein: protein MDMKTENQVDLEQELPRVFELLHEVHEEIAKTGIDSRLCHMVMLRASQINGCAFCIAYHLKDARQEGESQEKLDLLSAWQHVDLFTEGEKAALEYTEALTRLDRTDEHSRIRGVLLMHFNAKEVAGLTSIIGMINIWNRLQISTY, encoded by the coding sequence ATGGACATGAAGACAGAAAATCAGGTGGATTTGGAGCAGGAATTGCCGAGGGTTTTTGAGCTATTGCATGAGGTCCATGAAGAGATTGCGAAGACGGGTATTGATTCCCGTTTGTGTCATATGGTGATGTTGCGGGCTTCGCAGATTAATGGATGTGCGTTTTGTATCGCGTACCACTTAAAGGATGCGCGGCAAGAAGGTGAATCGCAGGAAAAATTGGATTTGCTTTCGGCTTGGCAGCATGTTGATCTGTTTACTGAGGGAGAAAAGGCTGCACTGGAATATACAGAAGCGCTGACTCGTTTAGATCGGACAGATGAACACAGCAGAATTCGTGGTGTATTGTTGATGCATTTTAATGCTAAGGAAGTTGCTGGCTTGACGAGCATTATTGGTATGATCAATATTTGGAATCGGCTGCAAATATCGACGTATTAG
- a CDS encoding RHS repeat-associated core domain-containing protein: MTGNPLSTSAYNNPYGFTGRRYDSKSKLYHDRRRAYSPELGRFLQRDPAGYVDGYNLYAYVRNTPPRFIDPSSKAIVEMMNQMM; this comes from the coding sequence ATCACCGGCAACCCCCTCTCTACATCTGCATACAACAACCCATACGGCTTCACCGGCCGACGTTACGATTCAAAATCCAAACTGTATCACGACCGTCGCCGCGCCTACAGCCCTGAGTTAGGTCGTTTCCTCCAACGCGACCCCGCCGGCTACGTCGATGGCTACAACCTCTATGCATATGTTAGAAACACCCCACCACGATTCATTGACCCATCTAGCAAGGCAATCGTTGAAATGATGAATCAAATGATGTAA
- a CDS encoding glycohydrolase toxin TNT-related protein (This protein contains a domain related to Tuberculosis Necrotizing Toxin, which is the C-terminal effector domain of outer membrane channel protein CpnT, and which has a lethal NAD+-glycohydrolase activity.), translating into MLQPSYRVDRYGYREGKFVSPLETPFEYRALPHYKINDPYEFSSLLNHMKWIQD; encoded by the coding sequence ATCCTACAGCCTAGTTACAGAGTAGACAGATATGGGTATAGAGAGGGCAAATTTGTTTCACCGCTGGAAACTCCATTTGAATATCGAGCGTTACCACACTATAAAATCAATGATCCATATGAATTTTCGAGTTTATTAAACCATATGAAGTGGATTCAGGACTGA
- a CDS encoding glycohydrolase toxin TNT-related protein (This protein contains a domain related to Tuberculosis Necrotizing Toxin, which is the C-terminal effector domain of outer membrane channel protein CpnT, and which has a lethal NAD+-glycohydrolase activity.), protein MKPYEVDSGLIAPWFEQPRMGVQHHLPKSLEELLDDEIIKEINE, encoded by the coding sequence ATTAAACCATATGAAGTGGATTCAGGACTGATCGCACCTTGGTTTGAGCAACCGAGAATGGGTGTTCAACATCATTTACCTAAATCTCTTGAAGAATTGCTAGATGATGAGATTATTAAGGAAATAAACGAATGA